In a single window of the Nicotiana tomentosiformis chromosome 10, ASM39032v3, whole genome shotgun sequence genome:
- the LOC104089249 gene encoding transcription factor bHLH47-like, translating into MGAESPTSSAENGGIAVETSSPNGSPPSKKIQKKVPKRVHKAEREKLKREHLNELFLDLANALELSEQTNGKASILNETARFVKDMISQIKQLKRENTALLSESQYLSMEKKELQDDNSALEAQIDKLEGEVKERVAKTNLDLNLSLTETQLPQLASQVTDNFLQLPGSEHPFQQMQMMNSLYVVPLNSTPQAYPEPDAAKPAAMPTYSVKKPQARYPTPADVWPSQILEKRPQLGQEVQNSL; encoded by the exons ATGGGTGCAGAAAGTCCTACTTCATCAGCTGAAAATGGTGGCATAGCTGTGGAGACATCATCACCTAATGG CTCTCCTCCCAGCAAGAAGATTCAGAAGAAAGTTCCAAAAAGAGTTCACAAGGCTGAGCGAGAGAAACTGAAGCGTGAGCATTTGAATGAGCTTTTTCTCGATTTGGCCAATGCACTTG aactttctgaGCAAACGAATGGAAAAGCCTCCATATTGAATGAGACTGCTCGCTTTGTAAAGGACATGATTTCCCAGATCAAGCAACTGAAGAGAGAAAATACAGCCTTACTGTCTGAATCTCAATAT CTTAGTATGGAGAAAAAGGAGCTACAGGATGACAACTCCGCTCTGGAGGCTCAAATTGACAAATTAGAGGGTGAAGTCAAAGAAAGGGTGGCTAAGACTAATCTTGACCTAAATCTAAGTCTTACTGAAACTCAGCTACCACAGTTAGCCTCACAAGTTACAGATAACTTTCTCCAATTGCCTGGTTCAGAGCATCCGTTCCAGCAGATGCAAATGATGAACTCTCTTTATGTCGTTCCCTTGAATTCTACTCCTCAAGCTTATCCGGAGCCTGATGCAGCAAAGCCCGCAGCTATGCCCACATATAGTGTGAAGAAACCACAGGCCAGATATCCAACTCCAGCTGATGTATGGCCATCCCAAATTCTTGAAAAGCGACCTCAATTAGGACAGGAGGTTCAAAATAGTTTGTAA